One window of Chloroflexus aggregans DSM 9485 genomic DNA carries:
- the rocF gene encoding arginase codes for MKTDATITIIGVPLDLGAGRRGVDMGPSAIRYAGLSRRLAELGYQVIDYGNLVTPMVETIPLPPPDARLRYLEPITEVCERLADQVAKVVRQGITPLILGGDHSLTIGSASGSARGRRLGLLWIDAHADFNDEHTTPSGNIHGMPLAVLTGRGHPRLTGLAGRVPAFDPAHVALVAVRDLDPLEREALRASPISVFTMHDIDRRGMAAVMEQALTVVTTAPDGFHLSFDLDVVDPRTAPGVGTPVSGGISRREAHLAMELIAERGALQSLDVVEVNPILDERNATAELAVELVLSALGKRIL; via the coding sequence ATGAAGACCGATGCCACTATTACCATTATTGGAGTGCCGCTTGATCTGGGGGCAGGTCGGCGCGGGGTTGATATGGGGCCGAGCGCGATTCGTTATGCCGGTCTCAGTCGCCGGCTTGCCGAGTTAGGCTATCAGGTGATCGATTACGGTAATCTGGTAACACCGATGGTCGAGACCATACCGTTGCCACCACCCGACGCGCGATTACGCTATCTCGAACCGATCACCGAGGTATGTGAACGGTTGGCCGATCAGGTTGCTAAGGTGGTCCGGCAAGGCATAACCCCGCTTATCCTCGGCGGTGATCACAGTCTTACCATTGGTTCGGCCAGTGGTAGCGCGCGGGGACGACGGCTTGGGTTGCTGTGGATCGATGCGCACGCCGATTTTAACGATGAACATACGACACCGAGCGGTAATATTCACGGTATGCCACTGGCCGTGCTGACCGGACGTGGGCATCCACGGTTGACCGGATTGGCCGGTCGCGTGCCGGCGTTTGATCCGGCCCACGTCGCGTTGGTCGCAGTACGCGATCTCGATCCGCTTGAGCGCGAAGCGCTACGTGCTTCGCCAATTTCTGTCTTCACAATGCACGATATTGACCGGCGCGGGATGGCGGCGGTGATGGAACAGGCGCTGACGGTCGTCACGACCGCTCCTGACGGCTTTCACCTCAGTTTTGACCTCGACGTTGTTGATCCGCGTACCGCACCCGGTGTCGGTACGCCGGTGAGTGGCGGCATTTCGCGACGCGAAGCGCATCTGGCGATGGAGCTGATCGCTGAACGTGGTGCGTTGCAGAGCCTCGATGTCGTCGAAGTAAACCCCATTCTCGATGAACGCAATGCTACCGCCGAGCTGGCCGTCGAATTGGTGTTGTCGGCGTTAGGCAAGCGGATTTTGTAA
- a CDS encoding PspC domain-containing protein yields the protein MTTNRLTRSTTDRMLGGVCGGLARYFGIDSTIVRLIFVLAVLSGLSPLIYLVLWIIMPQEELPASPPQDPTGEWQYDPYTGQKLR from the coding sequence ATGACAACCAACCGCTTAACCCGCAGCACTACCGACCGCATGCTTGGCGGTGTGTGCGGCGGTCTTGCCCGCTACTTCGGGATCGACAGTACCATCGTCCGCCTGATTTTCGTGCTTGCTGTGTTGAGTGGGCTTAGCCCGCTTATCTATCTTGTACTCTGGATTATTATGCCGCAGGAAGAACTGCCCGCTTCCCCGCCGCAAGACCCAACCGGCGAATGGCAGTATGACCCGTACACCGGGCAGAAACTTCGTTAA
- a CDS encoding fructosamine kinase family protein gives MMTLPVTVVNLITAELDRPIARVEPLGGSFDAQLVRVTIGDQRFALKWAAGGKPAAMVAAEARGLRVLAATNTIRVPAVVFACEATNTQPAIVLSEWIESDGHAPDPVRLGEQLAALHRCTAPAYGLDHDNFIGGTPQHNGWMQDWIAFFRERRLWPQIELAERQRLLPPHRRQALERVVSRLERWLGGVPRCPSLIHGDLWGGNVIADTRGTPVLIDPAISYSDREAELAFTELFGGFSSRFYAAYQAAWPLEPGYTERRDLYNLYHLLNHLNLFGEGYGAQVDAIARRYG, from the coding sequence ATGATGACGTTACCGGTCACTGTTGTAAACCTGATCACAGCCGAACTTGACAGGCCAATTGCGCGCGTCGAACCACTCGGTGGCAGTTTTGACGCACAGTTAGTGCGCGTCACCATCGGTGATCAACGGTTCGCTCTCAAGTGGGCTGCCGGCGGTAAACCGGCAGCGATGGTGGCAGCCGAAGCGCGTGGCTTACGGGTACTGGCTGCCACAAATACCATTCGTGTCCCGGCGGTCGTCTTCGCCTGTGAAGCGACGAACACACAACCGGCCATTGTGCTCAGTGAGTGGATTGAAAGCGATGGACACGCTCCCGATCCGGTTCGGCTCGGCGAGCAGCTTGCCGCGCTGCACCGCTGTACGGCGCCGGCGTATGGCCTTGATCACGACAACTTTATCGGTGGTACCCCGCAACACAATGGCTGGATGCAAGATTGGATCGCCTTCTTCCGGGAACGACGCCTCTGGCCGCAGATCGAGCTGGCGGAGCGTCAGCGACTACTCCCACCACACCGCAGACAAGCCCTCGAACGGGTCGTTAGTCGACTAGAACGATGGCTTGGGGGTGTGCCGCGCTGCCCTTCGCTCATCCACGGCGATCTGTGGGGTGGCAATGTCATCGCCGATACTCGCGGTACACCGGTGCTGATCGACCCGGCTATCTCGTACAGCGACCGCGAGGCCGAATTGGCATTTACCGAGCTATTCGGTGGCTTCTCTTCTCGCTTTTATGCCGCGTATCAGGCTGCCTGGCCGCTAGAGCCTGGCTACACCGAACGGCGTGACTTGTATAATCTGTATCACTTGCTCAACCATCTTAACTTGTTCGGTGAAGGATACGGCGCACAAGTCGACGCTATTGCCCGGCGGTACGGATAA
- a CDS encoding histidine phosphatase family protein — protein sequence MLFDLFLIRHGQPVHNPTIPYHTPPGPDLSERGRAEARQVAAFLADKAVEHLLVSPFARTTQTAEVLVDALGLPVTFTRLVQEHAPGETFEHVRERVREVLAGLADSPYRRVGIVTHGSPIRAFLLELSHDQIDLRGHVYAGGNPAPTCGVWHVKFDHQHACQFVLAFKPV from the coding sequence GTGCTTTTCGATCTGTTTCTTATTCGTCACGGACAACCGGTTCACAACCCGACCATTCCATACCATACTCCACCGGGGCCGGATTTGTCCGAACGCGGACGCGCTGAAGCACGACAAGTCGCAGCTTTTCTGGCCGATAAAGCGGTCGAACATCTCTTGGTCTCTCCATTCGCGCGCACGACACAAACCGCCGAGGTTTTGGTCGATGCTCTTGGTCTACCGGTCACCTTTACCAGGCTGGTACAAGAACATGCCCCCGGCGAGACGTTTGAGCACGTTCGTGAGCGTGTGCGTGAGGTGTTGGCCGGGTTGGCCGATTCGCCGTACCGGCGGGTCGGAATTGTCACCCACGGCTCGCCGATCCGGGCATTTTTACTTGAACTCAGCCACGATCAGATCGATTTGCGTGGGCACGTTTATGCCGGTGGTAACCCCGCACCGACCTGCGGAGTCTGGCATGTGAAGTTTGACCATCAACATGCTTGTCAGTTTGTCTTGGCATTTAAGCCGGTCTGA
- a CDS encoding PAS-domain containing protein has product MLLDDLPLPTAYAPDDGSVQCNRRWLEWSSVTEPPVDLVDACAQVVAWEAADMAAAREWIALLTPDDPLLQLGAPLRSDRSKYVQVLIRRSGSALVAQLVDVTALLDGQRAAERRLETILGALDSLEEGFLLLDAEDRIVMCNRRYRELYAISADLIVPGRPFAEFIRLGAERGQYAEAIGRVDEWVAERLRLHAELAPIEQHFADGRWIRIVERRTADGGAVGLRIDITDIKQAEELRRQLTIREEVIAAQAALLAELSTPLLEVAEHVLLAPMIGAFDSTRVASLIEVLLRTVQQRRARVVVLDVTGVPVIDTQVAHAILQCAVSIRLLGARLVLTGIRPDVAQTLVALGVDLSAIVTRADLRDGIRYALRSQG; this is encoded by the coding sequence ATGTTGCTTGATGATTTGCCACTACCGACGGCCTATGCTCCCGATGATGGTTCGGTGCAATGCAACCGGCGATGGTTGGAATGGAGTAGTGTCACCGAACCGCCAGTTGATCTGGTTGATGCATGTGCGCAGGTAGTGGCGTGGGAGGCGGCGGATATGGCAGCAGCCCGTGAATGGATTGCATTACTTACGCCTGATGATCCGCTATTACAGTTGGGAGCGCCGTTGCGCTCTGATCGATCAAAGTATGTTCAGGTATTGATTCGTCGCAGTGGATCGGCATTGGTCGCGCAGCTTGTAGATGTGACGGCGTTGCTCGATGGACAGCGGGCGGCAGAGCGGCGACTTGAAACGATACTGGGGGCGTTGGATAGTTTAGAGGAAGGCTTTCTGTTACTTGATGCTGAAGATCGGATCGTTATGTGCAACCGGCGCTACCGGGAGTTATACGCTATTAGTGCCGATCTGATTGTGCCGGGGCGACCTTTTGCGGAATTTATCAGGTTGGGTGCTGAGCGCGGCCAGTACGCCGAGGCAATTGGGCGAGTTGACGAGTGGGTGGCCGAGCGGTTGCGGTTGCATGCCGAGTTGGCGCCGATTGAGCAGCACTTTGCCGATGGACGTTGGATCAGGATCGTCGAGCGGCGGACTGCGGACGGTGGGGCTGTCGGTTTGCGGATCGATATTACCGACATCAAACAGGCCGAAGAGTTGCGTCGGCAGTTGACGATTCGGGAAGAGGTGATTGCGGCACAGGCGGCGCTGTTGGCCGAACTCTCGACGCCGTTGCTTGAAGTGGCGGAGCACGTGTTGTTGGCGCCGATGATCGGGGCATTTGACAGTACGCGGGTGGCGAGTTTGATTGAGGTGCTGTTGCGAACGGTTCAACAGCGGCGAGCACGGGTGGTTGTGCTCGATGTGACGGGTGTTCCTGTGATCGATACGCAGGTGGCACACGCGATATTGCAGTGTGCGGTTTCGATCCGCTTGTTGGGGGCACGGTTAGTGCTCACCGGCATTCGGCCTGATGTCGCGCAAACGCTCGTTGCGTTGGGGGTTGATTTGAGTGCGATTGTGACGCGGGCTGACTTACGGGATGGGATACGCTATGCGTTGCGGAGTCAGGGGTAG
- a CDS encoding sigma-70 family RNA polymerase sigma factor, producing MKAFPQNHHLADGEIEPEETAEAAELDAEWDGDVELEAEDEALIESLEDLSDEIDVDIEPVEDSVQLYLQEIGQVPLLTAEEEVELARQYRRGKEARQRLQNEDYANDRERMRLEIEQARGEEARRRLIQANLRLVVSVAKKYIGSPMAFMDLVQEGNIGLMRAVEKFDYTKGNRFSTYATWWIRQAVTRAIAEQSRLIRLPVHLSESIVHLRRAIYRLEQELEREPTPEELAHALNMSLRKVKRLLRASTQPISLEQPLNADQEGRVSETLADETAASPMEIAEQNMLQAELNAALNELPERERKILQLRYGLLDGQRRTLEEVGATFGITRERTRQIEAEALRRLRHPSVGNRLFGYLE from the coding sequence GTGAAAGCCTTCCCTCAGAATCATCACCTTGCCGACGGTGAAATTGAACCGGAAGAGACCGCTGAGGCTGCCGAACTCGATGCTGAGTGGGATGGCGATGTTGAACTCGAAGCCGAGGATGAAGCACTCATCGAGTCGCTTGAAGACCTCAGCGATGAGATCGATGTCGATATCGAGCCGGTCGAAGATTCGGTACAGCTTTACCTACAGGAGATCGGGCAAGTTCCCCTCCTTACCGCCGAAGAGGAGGTAGAGCTGGCCCGGCAGTACCGTCGCGGCAAAGAGGCCCGTCAGCGTTTACAAAACGAAGATTACGCAAATGACCGCGAGCGGATGCGGCTCGAAATCGAGCAGGCCCGTGGTGAAGAGGCACGTCGGCGCTTGATTCAGGCTAACTTGCGTCTCGTGGTCAGTGTGGCAAAGAAATATATTGGTAGCCCGATGGCTTTCATGGATTTAGTCCAAGAGGGTAACATCGGTTTGATGCGGGCAGTTGAGAAGTTTGATTACACCAAAGGCAATCGGTTTAGTACGTATGCCACGTGGTGGATTCGGCAGGCGGTGACGCGCGCAATCGCCGAACAAAGTCGTCTGATTCGCTTGCCCGTACACCTCAGCGAGTCGATTGTTCATCTGCGTCGTGCCATTTACCGTCTCGAACAAGAGCTTGAACGCGAACCGACCCCCGAAGAGCTAGCGCATGCACTGAACATGAGCCTACGGAAGGTCAAGCGGTTGTTGCGCGCTTCAACCCAACCGATCTCGCTCGAACAACCACTCAATGCCGATCAAGAGGGTCGGGTGAGCGAGACTCTTGCCGACGAGACAGCAGCTTCACCGATGGAGATTGCCGAGCAGAATATGCTACAAGCTGAACTGAATGCGGCGCTCAACGAGCTACCCGAACGCGAACGCAAGATTTTACAGTTGCGCTACGGTTTGCTCGATGGTCAGCGCCGCACTCTCGAAGAGGTTGGTGCTACGTTTGGCATTACCCGCGAGCGCACACGCCAGATCGAGGCCGAAGCACTCCGCCGCTTGCGCCATCCGAGCGTCGGCAACCGATTGTTCGGCTATCTCGAATGA
- a CDS encoding winged helix-turn-helix domain-containing protein gives MFEIDSTRQIARFCDRDVFLNQEELSVLQYLTLTKGHIYTYRDLIDLFYLNHLPEDHARKLVRGRMYYLQTKLNRDSKHTAIITCVRGVGYRLSIPMCKAGCPASEHSDGHTDDRGDTDEYGCDG, from the coding sequence ATGTTTGAGATTGATAGTACACGCCAAATTGCCCGCTTCTGTGATCGAGATGTGTTCTTGAATCAAGAAGAATTGAGCGTGCTACAGTATCTTACCCTTACAAAAGGTCATATTTATACCTATCGAGACCTGATCGATCTGTTTTACCTGAATCATTTGCCTGAAGATCACGCCAGAAAACTGGTACGCGGACGTATGTATTACTTACAAACCAAACTCAATCGCGATAGTAAACATACCGCAATCATAACCTGTGTGCGTGGGGTTGGGTATCGTTTGAGTATACCAATGTGTAAAGCTGGATGCCCCGCGAGTGAGCATTCCGATGGGCACACAGATGATAGAGGGGACACAGATGAATACGGATGCGACGGATGA
- a CDS encoding SIR2 family NAD-dependent protein deacylase — translation MDNLDTVIAAFANRLRLAHHVAVLTGAGISAESGIPTFRDAQTGLWSHFDPEELASPAGFARNPTLVWRWYAERRVKACAAQPNPAHYALAKLDKHVPRLTLITQNIDGLHQRAGSRNVIELHGSLHRARCMADGSLHTTWDYAEELPHCPDCGALLRPDVVWFGEMLPQTALEKAWAATLDCDIFMSIGTSGVVEPAASLPRIALSRNATVLILNLEQQTAARPPLFTINGKAGEILPRIVKMAFPV, via the coding sequence ATGGACAACCTCGATACCGTGATCGCAGCTTTTGCCAACCGCTTGCGCCTTGCTCACCACGTGGCCGTCCTGACCGGAGCCGGTATCTCGGCCGAGAGTGGGATTCCTACCTTTCGTGATGCGCAAACCGGCTTGTGGTCGCACTTCGATCCCGAAGAACTCGCTTCACCGGCCGGGTTTGCGCGCAATCCGACGCTTGTTTGGCGTTGGTACGCCGAACGGCGGGTCAAAGCCTGTGCTGCTCAACCGAATCCTGCCCATTATGCGCTGGCTAAATTGGACAAACACGTTCCTCGGCTTACGCTCATCACCCAGAATATCGATGGCCTTCATCAACGTGCCGGTAGCCGTAATGTGATCGAACTCCATGGCAGCCTACACCGTGCCCGCTGTATGGCCGATGGCTCGCTACATACGACTTGGGATTACGCTGAGGAATTACCCCATTGCCCGGACTGCGGTGCATTGCTGCGCCCCGATGTGGTCTGGTTCGGCGAGATGCTACCGCAGACGGCATTGGAGAAGGCGTGGGCTGCAACCCTTGATTGCGATATATTTATGTCAATTGGAACGTCGGGTGTCGTCGAGCCGGCTGCTTCCCTCCCGCGCATCGCTCTCAGTCGTAATGCGACGGTGCTGATTCTGAACCTCGAACAGCAAACGGCTGCTCGGCCACCACTGTTTACCATCAACGGCAAGGCCGGTGAGATCTTGCCGCGCATCGTGAAGATGGCATTTCCGGTATAA
- a CDS encoding ArsA family ATPase, translating to MRLILYLGKGGVGKTTTSAATAVRAAELGYRTLVVSTDVAHSLADALDTPLGSLPTQIGERLWGQEINVLDEVRQHWGELRVYLSNLLRRRGVDEVAAEELAIIPGMEEVVSLLHIRRQAREGNFDVVIVDAAPTGETVRLLTMPETFQWYAARVMDWEPTTLKVARPLVKQLVPATDVFAKLERLTKGVEALRATLTDPQVSSYRLVVNPERMVIKEAQRASTYLALFGYPVDGVVLNRVLPVDQVEGEFMKELARIQQGYRQMVYDLFRPLPIWESPYYARDLAGIDDLAMVGRQLFGDDDPVKVHFIGKTQEIVKQGDEYVLRLPLPHVEIGKVSMTKRGDELFIEIGNFRRDMLLPTTLAERPARRAYFRNGVLEVFFGPPETLPLTNNDQDTEAETAAS from the coding sequence ATGCGGCTGATCCTCTATCTCGGCAAAGGCGGAGTGGGTAAGACCACGACTTCGGCGGCGACAGCAGTACGAGCTGCCGAATTGGGGTATCGCACGCTCGTTGTCAGTACTGATGTCGCACATAGTTTAGCCGATGCGCTCGATACTCCTCTCGGATCGCTCCCGACACAGATTGGCGAGCGACTGTGGGGACAAGAGATTAACGTGCTTGATGAAGTGCGTCAGCACTGGGGGGAATTGCGGGTTTATTTGAGCAATCTCTTGCGTCGACGTGGTGTTGACGAGGTAGCTGCTGAAGAATTAGCGATCATTCCCGGTATGGAGGAGGTAGTCAGTCTTCTCCACATCCGACGGCAAGCCCGTGAAGGTAATTTCGATGTGGTGATCGTTGATGCAGCTCCGACCGGTGAGACGGTACGTCTGCTGACCATGCCGGAGACGTTTCAGTGGTATGCCGCACGGGTGATGGATTGGGAGCCAACGACGCTGAAAGTCGCGCGTCCACTCGTCAAGCAGTTGGTACCGGCAACCGATGTCTTTGCGAAGCTCGAACGGTTAACGAAGGGGGTTGAGGCGTTACGGGCCACCTTAACCGATCCACAGGTCAGTTCATACCGATTGGTCGTTAACCCTGAACGGATGGTGATCAAAGAGGCGCAACGGGCTTCGACCTATCTTGCGCTCTTTGGGTATCCGGTTGATGGCGTTGTCCTCAACCGGGTATTGCCGGTCGATCAGGTCGAAGGCGAATTTATGAAGGAGCTGGCCCGCATCCAACAGGGCTACCGACAGATGGTGTATGACCTCTTCCGCCCGTTGCCGATTTGGGAAAGCCCGTACTATGCCCGTGATCTGGCCGGAATTGACGATCTTGCGATGGTCGGTCGGCAACTGTTCGGCGATGACGATCCGGTGAAGGTGCATTTTATCGGGAAAACGCAAGAGATTGTCAAACAGGGTGATGAATATGTCTTACGTTTGCCGTTGCCGCATGTCGAGATCGGCAAAGTCTCGATGACGAAACGCGGTGATGAGCTGTTTATCGAGATCGGTAATTTCCGCCGTGACATGTTGTTGCCGACAACGCTGGCCGAACGACCGGCGCGGCGAGCCTATTTTCGCAATGGTGTGCTCGAAGTCTTCTTTGGCCCGCCGGAGACGTTGCCGCTGACGAACAATGATCAAGATACGGAAGCGGAGACGGCAGCCTCATGA
- a CDS encoding GxxExxY protein, translating to MLHATITDIILKSFYTVYNQLGYGFLEKVYENSLAYELRKRGLFVQQQMPIRVVYDGVLVGEYVADLLVEYCVIVELKAVEALRPEHQAQLLNYLKATEIEVGLLLNFGPRPTFARKIFTNDRKRGLRS from the coding sequence ATGTTACATGCAACTATCACCGACATTATTCTCAAATCCTTCTACACCGTTTACAATCAATTAGGATATGGCTTTCTTGAGAAAGTCTATGAGAATTCACTAGCTTACGAGCTGCGGAAGCGAGGGTTGTTCGTTCAGCAGCAAATGCCAATTCGCGTTGTGTATGATGGTGTGTTGGTAGGCGAGTACGTGGCTGATTTGCTGGTGGAATATTGTGTTATTGTGGAACTGAAAGCGGTTGAGGCGTTGCGTCCAGAGCATCAAGCGCAGTTACTCAATTATCTGAAAGCTACTGAGATAGAGGTAGGATTGCTGCTGAATTTTGGTCCCCGACCGACTTTCGCGCGCAAGATTTTTACGAATGATAGGAAGAGGGGGTTACGGAGTTGA
- the malQ gene encoding 4-alpha-glucanotransferase produces the protein MYNRRVSGILLHPAALPGAGGIGDIGDAAYRFIDWLVVAKQRRWQIMPLGPTSYGDSPYAGLSALAGNPLLISLEQLVRAGWLDERALTDAPGAYGDWIDYGAVIPWKMARLEWAFGGFRAHANAEQRAAFAEFCAEHASWLDTFALFAALKEAYRGEPWNRWDTAIARREPAALAEARRQLAERVYFQQFLQWVFFTQWTALRRYANECGVQIIGDLPIFVAFDSADVWANPDIFHLDAEGNPTVVAGVPPDYFSPTGQRWGNPLYRWDVLAERRYDWWIERFRLLFRLVDIVRIDHFRGFAAYWEIPAHAATATEGRWVAGPGEALFAEVRAQLGPLPIIAEDLGLITPDVDRLRRQLGFPGMAVLQFAWGGDASSNYLPHNYTRDLVVYTGTHDNDTTVGWWSTLDEHTRQHVRNYLGARDETIAWDFIRAALMSVADTAIIPMQDVLGLGSWARLNLPGRAEGNWAWRMRPEQLNFDQAHHLAYLTSLYGREPLVVAE, from the coding sequence ATGTACAATCGGCGGGTGAGTGGTATTCTTCTGCATCCTGCGGCGTTACCGGGCGCGGGCGGGATTGGTGATATTGGCGATGCAGCCTATCGGTTTATCGATTGGTTAGTAGTAGCAAAACAGCGGCGTTGGCAGATCATGCCGTTGGGACCGACGAGCTACGGCGATTCACCGTATGCCGGATTATCGGCATTAGCCGGCAATCCACTGCTCATCTCGCTTGAGCAGCTCGTCCGGGCGGGTTGGTTGGACGAACGTGCCCTGACCGATGCACCGGGGGCGTATGGCGATTGGATCGATTACGGGGCAGTCATTCCGTGGAAGATGGCGCGGCTTGAGTGGGCGTTTGGCGGGTTCCGTGCGCACGCCAATGCCGAACAGCGGGCAGCGTTTGCCGAGTTTTGTGCCGAGCATGCGTCATGGCTCGATACATTTGCCCTCTTTGCCGCGTTGAAAGAGGCCTACCGCGGTGAGCCGTGGAACCGCTGGGATACAGCCATAGCCCGGCGTGAACCGGCGGCGCTGGCCGAGGCGCGTCGCCAATTGGCCGAGCGCGTGTATTTTCAGCAGTTTTTGCAGTGGGTCTTCTTTACGCAGTGGACGGCGTTACGTCGCTACGCCAACGAGTGCGGTGTGCAGATCATCGGCGATTTGCCTATCTTTGTTGCCTTTGACAGTGCCGATGTTTGGGCCAACCCCGATATTTTTCATCTCGATGCTGAAGGCAACCCAACGGTGGTTGCCGGCGTACCACCAGACTACTTTAGTCCAACGGGTCAGCGTTGGGGAAATCCGCTGTACCGCTGGGATGTGTTAGCCGAACGCAGATACGATTGGTGGATCGAACGGTTTCGTCTCCTCTTTCGTCTCGTTGACATCGTGCGGATCGATCATTTTCGCGGGTTTGCGGCGTACTGGGAAATCCCAGCGCATGCTGCGACGGCAACGGAGGGGCGTTGGGTGGCCGGCCCTGGGGAAGCGTTGTTTGCTGAAGTCCGTGCGCAGTTGGGACCGTTGCCGATCATCGCCGAAGACCTGGGCTTGATCACACCTGACGTTGATCGGCTGCGGCGACAGCTTGGATTTCCCGGTATGGCGGTGTTGCAATTTGCATGGGGCGGTGACGCCAGCAGCAATTATTTGCCGCACAACTATACTCGTGATCTGGTCGTGTATACCGGTACGCACGACAACGATACCACCGTAGGTTGGTGGTCGACTCTCGATGAGCACACACGACAGCACGTGCGTAACTACCTCGGTGCGCGCGATGAGACGATTGCGTGGGATTTCATCAGAGCAGCGCTGATGTCGGTTGCTGATACGGCTATCATTCCGATGCAAGATGTGCTGGGGTTAGGCTCGTGGGCACGGCTCAATTTACCGGGACGGGCAGAGGGCAACTGGGCATGGCGAATGCGGCCTGAGCAGCTCAACTTCGATCAAGCGCACCATCTGGCGTATCTGACGTCACTGTACGGGCGAGAGCCGTTGGTAGTGGCCGAGTAA
- a CDS encoding SDR family NAD(P)-dependent oxidoreductase, whose translation MTLNGTHAFVTGGGRGLGRASALALARAGAAVTVIARSADEVAETAWLIEESGQQGLGLTADVRDSYQLEQDVAQARARFGHIHVLVAAAGVGLRAPIYETSETQWDEVVDTLLKGVFLSARAVIPHMIEAGGGNIIIIGAPLERIAVPGFAAYYAAKAGVDGLARVMAKDLRRFGINVNLVHPGGFADTHLVRTTVPEVRTGLLSPDEIGPTIVELAALPPRSQTGQTIDAHARKLMSN comes from the coding sequence ATGACACTCAACGGCACGCATGCCTTTGTAACCGGCGGTGGACGAGGCTTAGGTCGCGCCAGCGCACTAGCACTGGCCCGCGCCGGCGCTGCGGTCACGGTCATCGCGCGCAGTGCCGATGAAGTCGCCGAAACCGCCTGGCTGATCGAAGAGAGCGGACAACAAGGATTAGGATTAACCGCCGATGTCCGTGACAGTTATCAGCTTGAACAGGACGTCGCCCAAGCCCGTGCTCGTTTTGGTCACATCCACGTCTTGGTCGCAGCCGCTGGCGTCGGTCTGCGCGCACCGATCTATGAAACAAGTGAAACTCAATGGGACGAAGTGGTCGATACATTGCTCAAAGGTGTTTTTCTCAGCGCACGCGCCGTGATCCCTCACATGATCGAGGCAGGTGGCGGTAACATCATTATCATCGGGGCACCACTCGAACGGATTGCCGTGCCCGGTTTTGCCGCCTACTACGCCGCTAAAGCAGGTGTCGACGGCTTAGCACGGGTGATGGCCAAGGATCTGCGCCGTTTTGGCATTAACGTTAATCTTGTCCATCCCGGCGGTTTCGCCGATACCCATCTGGTACGCACGACCGTGCCCGAAGTACGGACCGGCTTGCTCAGCCCCGATGAGATCGGCCCAACGATTGTCGAACTCGCTGCGCTGCCACCGCGGAGCCAGACCGGCCAGACGATTGATGCCCATGCACGCAAATTGATGTCAAATTAG
- a CDS encoding YgaP family membrane protein, with translation MFTRNVGTLDRDIRLVLTMTFGLISLFGQLFWLQIITGFLALIMFATAAFAVCPLYWPFGINTYTREQERKQAHKHSR, from the coding sequence ATGTTTACTCGTAATGTTGGTACACTTGATCGTGACATCCGGCTGGTGTTGACCATGACATTCGGCCTTATATCGCTATTTGGTCAGCTCTTTTGGTTACAGATCATTACCGGTTTTCTCGCATTGATCATGTTTGCCACTGCGGCATTTGCCGTATGCCCCCTGTATTGGCCGTTTGGTATCAATACCTATACGCGCGAACAGGAGCGCAAGCAAGCGCACAAACACTCGCGTTAG